A stretch of DNA from Falsibacillus albus:
GATCCTGGCAAATACAATTGTTGAGGTTTGCATTGGGGAAATTGAGCAAATCAAAGACAAATACAGATATGATCAAAATTTAAGAGATTACCTCCGGAGAATCAAGCGGAAAACCGCATTGTTGATAGCAGTAAGCTGTCAGCTTGGTGCGATTGCTTCCGGTGTTGATGAACAGATCCACAAAAAGTTGTTCCTTTTTGGATATTATGTCGGAATGTCCTTTCAAATAACAGATGATATTCTGGATTTCACTTCCACGGAGAAAGAGTTAGGAAAGCCTGCTGGCAGTGATTTATTGCAAGGGAATGTCACTTTGCCTGTATTATATGCCATGAAGAATGAAGAGGCGAGAACCCGTATCACTCTGGTCAATGAGGAGACATCCAAAGAAGAGATGCTGCATATCATTGAATTTATTAAATCTACGGATGCCATCGAGAAATCTCACGCACTAAGTCAGCGCTATTTGGACAAAGCACTTCACATTCTGGAAGGATTACCGAACGGACGCACAAAAAAAACATTCAGGGATATTGCAAACTACATAGGCAAGCGGAAATATTAGAAAATTTAAAATGGAAACGTTGCCAAAACCATCAATCAATGTTAAGATTTTCGTGGGTTGTCCAAACAGCCAGCACATATACATACTAGGAGTGGAATGAAAATGGAAAAAACATTTTTGATGGTCAAGCCTGATGGCGTTCAACGAGCACTGAT
This window harbors:
- the hepT gene encoding heptaprenyl diphosphate synthase component II; the protein is MKLNMMYSFLKADIDLIEKELEAAIESHSPLLSEASLHLLQAGGKRIRPVFVLLAAKFGEYDIHITKNVAVALELIHMASLVHDDVIDDAELRRGKPTIKAKWDNRIAMYTGDYIFAKSLEYMTKIEHVEAHKILANTIVEVCIGEIEQIKDKYRYDQNLRDYLRRIKRKTALLIAVSCQLGAIASGVDEQIHKKLFLFGYYVGMSFQITDDILDFTSTEKELGKPAGSDLLQGNVTLPVLYAMKNEEARTRITLVNEETSKEEMLHIIEFIKSTDAIEKSHALSQRYLDKALHILEGLPNGRTKKTFRDIANYIGKRKY